One window of the Parasphingopyxis algicola genome contains the following:
- a CDS encoding uroporphyrinogen-III synthase — MTSRLVILRPEPGASTTADRARKQGWAATVIPLFEIAPLDWDPPGPDAFDAVLMTSANSARSGGIGLARYHYLPLYAVGAQTAEAAQAIGFETIIAGASDVEEMADRLRADGMRRIFHPAGEATRPFDETGLTVTRTPVYAAARVAPPDLTDAVGSGDILLVHSPRSGRYLDELCTAQAVARETLSLVAISEAALAAAGRSWRTAIAAERPTDDAMLAAASSLGGAGAIG; from the coding sequence ATGACGTCACGGCTGGTCATCCTGCGGCCCGAGCCGGGCGCCAGCACGACCGCGGATCGCGCCCGGAAACAGGGCTGGGCGGCAACCGTCATCCCGCTGTTCGAGATCGCGCCGCTGGACTGGGATCCGCCCGGGCCCGACGCGTTCGACGCGGTGCTGATGACGAGCGCCAACAGCGCGCGGTCCGGCGGAATCGGTCTCGCCCGCTATCACTATCTGCCGCTGTATGCCGTTGGCGCGCAAACCGCCGAGGCTGCGCAGGCGATCGGTTTCGAGACGATCATCGCCGGCGCTTCCGACGTAGAAGAGATGGCGGACCGGCTGCGCGCCGACGGCATGCGCCGTATCTTCCATCCGGCGGGCGAAGCGACGCGTCCGTTCGACGAGACCGGCCTCACGGTCACGCGGACTCCCGTCTACGCCGCGGCGCGCGTGGCGCCGCCTGATCTGACGGACGCGGTCGGAAGCGGCGATATCCTCCTCGTCCACTCGCCGCGTTCGGGCCGATATCTGGACGAGCTGTGCACGGCGCAGGCCGTCGCACGCGAAACGCTCTCGCTCGTGGCGATCAGCGAGGCCGCGCTCGCAGCGGCGGGGCGGAGCTGGCGGACGGCGATCGCCGCCGAACGGCCGACCGACGACGCCATGCTCGCCGCTGCATCCTCACTAGGCGGGGCCGGTGCGATCGGGTAA
- a CDS encoding DUF1674 domain-containing protein — translation MAGKRPDWVKVPAHLSENPPVPEPKAVEPKAEHGGKDGLEPTRYGDWEHEGICWDF, via the coding sequence ATGGCTGGAAAACGCCCGGACTGGGTCAAGGTTCCCGCGCATCTATCGGAAAACCCCCCGGTTCCCGAGCCGAAAGCCGTCGAGCCCAAAGCCGAACATGGCGGCAAGGACGGTCTCGAGCCCACTCGCTATGGCGACTGGGAGCATGAAGGAATCTGCTGGGATTTTTGA
- the tsaD gene encoding tRNA (adenosine(37)-N6)-threonylcarbamoyltransferase complex transferase subunit TsaD, protein MAIILGLESSCDETAAALVTSEREIRAHALAGQEEAHRPFGGVVPEIAARAHVDVMTPLVEQVFEESGLSLSDIDAVAATAGPGLIGGVMVGLMTGKALALAGGKPLVAVNHLEGHALSPRLVDPSLEFPYLLLLVSGGHCQLLLVEGVGAYRRLATTIDDAAGEAYDKTAKLLGLGFPGGPAVEHAAKGGDPKAVPLPRPLVGTAEPHFSFAGLKSAVLRARDSGRYASEDIAASFQAATIDCLVDRTAKALGSLDAVNALVVAGGVASNQAIRDALEALAADAGLPFIAPPPWLCTDNAAMIAWAGAERFGAGLTDPLDIPARARWPLDDDAAKARGAGVKA, encoded by the coding sequence ATGGCGATCATTCTGGGTCTCGAATCGAGCTGCGACGAAACCGCGGCCGCGCTGGTGACGAGCGAGCGCGAAATCCGCGCCCATGCGCTGGCCGGGCAGGAAGAAGCGCATCGGCCTTTTGGCGGGGTCGTGCCCGAAATCGCGGCGCGCGCGCATGTCGACGTCATGACGCCACTTGTCGAGCAGGTGTTTGAAGAATCAGGCCTTTCACTGTCCGATATCGACGCGGTGGCGGCGACGGCAGGGCCCGGTCTGATCGGCGGCGTGATGGTCGGGCTGATGACGGGCAAGGCGTTGGCGCTCGCCGGCGGCAAGCCGCTGGTCGCGGTCAATCATCTCGAGGGTCATGCCCTGTCGCCGCGGCTTGTCGACCCTTCGCTGGAATTCCCCTATCTGCTCCTCCTCGTGTCGGGCGGCCATTGCCAGCTGCTGCTGGTCGAAGGCGTCGGCGCCTACCGGCGGCTCGCGACGACGATCGACGATGCAGCCGGCGAAGCTTATGACAAGACGGCCAAACTGCTCGGGCTCGGCTTTCCGGGCGGGCCCGCCGTCGAACATGCGGCGAAGGGCGGCGATCCCAAGGCCGTACCGCTGCCCCGCCCGCTGGTCGGTACCGCCGAACCGCATTTCTCCTTTGCCGGGCTCAAATCGGCCGTGCTGCGCGCGCGCGACAGTGGCCGATATGCGTCCGAAGACATTGCCGCGAGCTTTCAGGCGGCGACGATCGATTGTCTTGTCGATCGGACGGCAAAGGCACTCGGATCGCTCGATGCCGTCAACGCCCTGGTGGTCGCGGGCGGCGTTGCGTCCAATCAGGCGATCCGGGACGCGCTGGAGGCGCTGGCCGCGGATGCGGGCCTTCCCTTCATCGCCCCGCCGCCCTGGCTGTGCACCGACAATGCGGCGATGATCGCCTGGGCCGGTGCCGAGCGGTTCGGCGCGGGTTTGACGGATCCACTCGACATCCCGGCCCGCGCCCGCTGGCCGCTCGACGACGATGCGGCTAAGGCCCGGGGGGCAGGAGTGAAGGCATGA
- a CDS encoding tetratricopeptide repeat protein produces the protein MIATTWLMAASAALATPQEDADALFAAQNWSEAARAYEALLETDAGNGTNWFNLAQARHSAEDHAGARTAYLRAIEAGAAPVPRIRYHLARALMSLGEREAALTELETLAATGGPPASVIRGTVEFAALAEEARFAAVVEALTPCTGPEYRAFDFWLGQWDVTAGAATQPTASSRISSKHGGCVVLEEYDAGGYTGMSINFYDVTSDRWHQSWMANNGVPVYLEGNLDETGAMVLSDADLPISTATGTINRVTWSTNEDGSVRQFWEVSTDGGETWSTAFDGRYVRREASSAE, from the coding sequence ATGATCGCGACGACGTGGTTGATGGCCGCGAGCGCCGCGCTGGCGACGCCGCAAGAGGATGCCGACGCGCTCTTCGCGGCACAGAATTGGAGCGAGGCGGCGCGCGCCTATGAAGCGCTGCTCGAAACCGACGCTGGAAATGGGACGAACTGGTTCAACCTGGCGCAGGCCCGGCATTCCGCCGAAGATCATGCCGGCGCCCGCACCGCCTATTTACGGGCGATCGAAGCCGGCGCCGCGCCGGTGCCGAGAATCCGCTATCACCTGGCCCGAGCGCTGATGTCGCTTGGCGAGCGTGAGGCTGCGCTGACCGAACTCGAAACGCTTGCCGCGACGGGCGGCCCGCCGGCGAGTGTGATCCGGGGCACCGTCGAATTCGCGGCGCTGGCCGAAGAAGCCCGATTCGCGGCCGTCGTCGAAGCGCTGACGCCGTGTACCGGCCCCGAATACCGGGCGTTCGACTTCTGGCTTGGGCAGTGGGACGTGACCGCCGGTGCCGCAACCCAACCGACGGCCAGCAGCCGGATTTCATCAAAACATGGCGGCTGTGTCGTGCTCGAAGAATATGATGCGGGCGGCTATACGGGGATGAGTATCAACTTTTACGACGTCACATCGGACCGCTGGCATCAAAGCTGGATGGCGAACAACGGTGTACCGGTCTATCTCGAAGGCAATCTCGATGAAACCGGCGCCATGGTCCTCAGCGATGCCGATTTGCCGATCAGCACGGCCACGGGCACGATTAACCGCGTCACCTGGTCGACCAATGAAGATGGCAGTGTCCGCCAGTTCTGGGAAGTCTCGACGGATGGCGGCGAGACCTGGTCGACCGCTTTCGACGGCCGGTATGTGCGGCGCGAGGCGAGCTCGGCAGAATAA
- the rpe gene encoding ribulose-phosphate 3-epimerase, translating to MARPVRIAPSILSADFAKLGEEVRAIDAAGADWIHIDVMDGHFVPNLTVGPSVVKALRPHTDKPFDVHLMISPVDAFLNGFAEAGADTITVHPEAGAHVHRTVQHIKSLGKRAGISLNPATPVETLDYLLEDIDLVLVMSVNPGFGGQSFIESQLRKIEAIRARIDALGKPIDLEVDGGIDPETAPRAIAAGADALVAGTATFRGGPDRYAGNIRALRGA from the coding sequence ATGGCCCGGCCTGTCCGCATAGCGCCCTCGATCCTCTCCGCAGACTTTGCCAAGCTGGGGGAAGAGGTTCGTGCGATCGATGCCGCCGGTGCGGACTGGATCCATATCGACGTGATGGACGGGCATTTCGTCCCCAATCTTACCGTCGGGCCTAGCGTCGTGAAGGCATTGCGGCCGCACACGGACAAGCCGTTCGACGTCCATCTGATGATATCGCCGGTCGACGCCTTTCTGAACGGTTTTGCCGAAGCGGGCGCCGACACCATCACCGTGCATCCCGAAGCCGGCGCGCATGTCCACCGGACGGTCCAGCATATCAAATCGCTGGGCAAGCGCGCGGGAATCTCGCTCAATCCGGCGACGCCGGTCGAGACGCTCGACTATCTGCTCGAGGATATCGACCTCGTTCTCGTCATGAGCGTAAATCCGGGCTTTGGCGGGCAAAGCTTTATCGAAAGTCAGTTGCGCAAGATCGAGGCGATCCGCGCGCGGATAGACGCTCTTGGCAAGCCGATCGATCTTGAGGTCGATGGCGGGATCGACCCTGAAACCGCCCCGCGCGCGATCGCGGCGGGCGCCGATGCGCTGGTCGCCGGCACGGCTACCTTCCGCGGCGGCCCCGATCGCTATGCCGGCAATATCCGTGCGCTGAGGGGCGCATGA
- a CDS encoding RsmB/NOP family class I SAM-dependent RNA methyltransferase, translating to MSARDASGAAQQGVESRRAALQLLDAVLRQGKSVDAAMGRAFRQLKRADDRGLAAAIVGEVLRRLPDYDRLIDSATQRPLPDDAKARMVLRMALAQALALGTPHHAAISTALPLLAGGPKRLAHGVFGTLSRQNVQLPEIPALPDPVALRWRENWGDAMVSAAARAIAAPPPLDLTLADPAVTAEWADRLGGRSLIPGHVRCERASVVDLPGYTDGQWWVQDMSASLPARLFGAGEGRHALDLCAAPGGKTLQLAAQGWQVTALDRAESRLARLSDNLERTGLSAELVAADALQWATTERYDAILIDAPCSATGIFRRHPDVLYRASPRIIAESAGIQAAMLDRASRWLKPDGVLVYAVCSLEPAEGEAVAQSFLVEHPGFVIDPVDPAMLPAGLSPSPEGWLRILPGQIADPGGADGFFLVRFRHS from the coding sequence CTGAGCGCGCGCGACGCTTCGGGGGCGGCGCAGCAGGGCGTTGAGAGCCGGCGGGCGGCGCTGCAGCTGCTCGATGCCGTTCTGCGTCAGGGTAAATCGGTCGATGCGGCAATGGGCCGCGCATTCCGGCAGCTGAAACGCGCGGACGATCGCGGGCTCGCTGCCGCCATCGTCGGCGAGGTATTGCGCCGGCTTCCCGATTATGACCGTCTGATCGACAGTGCGACCCAACGGCCGCTTCCCGACGATGCGAAGGCGCGCATGGTGCTCCGCATGGCGCTTGCCCAGGCCCTGGCGCTTGGCACGCCGCATCATGCCGCCATATCGACCGCCTTGCCCCTGCTCGCCGGCGGCCCGAAACGGCTCGCGCACGGCGTGTTCGGCACTTTGTCGCGACAGAACGTGCAATTGCCGGAGATCCCCGCGCTGCCCGATCCGGTTGCTTTGCGCTGGCGTGAGAATTGGGGCGACGCCATGGTGTCGGCCGCCGCGCGCGCGATCGCCGCACCTCCGCCGCTCGATCTCACTCTTGCCGATCCGGCGGTAACGGCGGAATGGGCGGACCGGCTTGGTGGACGGAGCCTGATTCCAGGCCATGTGCGATGCGAGCGGGCTTCGGTCGTCGATCTGCCCGGCTATACGGACGGACAATGGTGGGTGCAGGACATGTCGGCCTCGCTACCGGCCAGGCTGTTTGGCGCGGGCGAAGGCCGCCATGCACTCGATCTGTGCGCAGCGCCGGGCGGCAAGACTCTCCAGCTCGCCGCGCAGGGCTGGCAGGTCACGGCGCTCGACCGGGCCGAAAGTCGTCTGGCGCGACTTTCGGACAATCTCGAGCGGACGGGTCTTTCGGCCGAACTGGTCGCTGCCGATGCCCTCCAATGGGCAACGACCGAGCGCTACGATGCCATCCTGATCGATGCTCCCTGTTCGGCGACCGGGATCTTCCGCCGCCATCCCGACGTGCTCTACCGGGCGAGCCCGCGCATCATCGCGGAAAGCGCCGGGATACAAGCCGCGATGCTTGACCGCGCTTCGCGCTGGCTGAAGCCCGACGGCGTTCTCGTCTACGCGGTCTGTTCGCTCGAACCGGCCGAAGGCGAGGCGGTAGCGCAGAGCTTTCTGGTCGAGCATCCGGGCTTCGTCATCGATCCCGTCGATCCGGCGATGCTTCCGGCCGGGCTCTCGCCATCGCCTGAGGGCTGGCTCCGTATTCTGCCCGGCCAGATCGCCGATCCGGGCGGCGCCGACGGCTTTTTTCTTGTCCGTTTTCGGCACAGCTAG
- the htpX gene encoding zinc metalloprotease HtpX, translated as MNQFKTLIMLAVMTALFMGVGLMLGGRVGMILALIVAAGMNLFTYWNADKIVLRMHNAREVDARTAPEFYGLVQQLARKAGLPMPKVYIIDSPHPNAFATGRNPENAAVAATSGLLDILDRDEVEGVMAHELAHVRNRDTLIMTMTATIAGAISMLASYGYFFRGGGGRAGIAALVAVFIAPFAAMIVQMAISRTREYGADRGGAEISGKPEALATALAKLANGASKIHNPVVDRNPAAAQLYIVPALFGGARSLFSTHPDTGSRIAELEKMASVIDSGSAGSFGAGKTLGQEPARRGSALDPHGRDR; from the coding sequence GTGAACCAGTTCAAAACGCTTATCATGCTGGCGGTCATGACCGCGCTCTTCATGGGTGTCGGGCTGATGCTCGGCGGCCGGGTGGGGATGATCCTCGCCCTGATCGTGGCGGCGGGGATGAATCTTTTTACCTATTGGAATGCCGACAAGATCGTCCTCCGGATGCACAACGCACGCGAGGTCGATGCGCGCACGGCACCGGAATTTTACGGCCTCGTCCAGCAGCTTGCCCGGAAGGCCGGGCTGCCGATGCCGAAGGTCTACATCATCGATTCGCCGCATCCCAACGCCTTCGCCACCGGCCGCAACCCGGAAAATGCCGCGGTCGCGGCGACGTCGGGACTGCTCGACATCCTCGACCGTGACGAGGTGGAGGGCGTGATGGCGCACGAACTCGCCCATGTCCGCAACCGCGATACGCTGATCATGACGATGACGGCGACGATCGCCGGTGCGATCTCGATGCTGGCGAGTTACGGCTACTTCTTCCGGGGCGGCGGCGGACGGGCCGGGATCGCCGCGCTTGTCGCCGTCTTTATCGCGCCGTTCGCCGCGATGATCGTCCAGATGGCGATCAGCCGGACCCGCGAATATGGCGCGGACCGGGGCGGCGCGGAAATCTCGGGCAAGCCCGAGGCGTTGGCGACGGCGCTCGCCAAGCTCGCCAACGGTGCGTCGAAGATCCACAACCCGGTCGTCGACCGCAATCCGGCGGCCGCACAGCTCTATATCGTTCCGGCCCTGTTCGGCGGCGCGCGCAGCCTCTTCTCGACGCATCCCGATACGGGCAGCCGGATTGCGGAGCTCGAGAAAATGGCCTCGGTAATCGATAGCGGTTCGGCCGGATCGTTCGGTGCGGGCAAGACTCTGGGCCAAGAGCCTGCGCGGCGCGGTAGCGCGCTCGATCCCCATGGGCGCGATCGCTGA
- a CDS encoding heparinase II/III family protein — protein sequence MTVAERIDMPEESRDGIDKGRRLIRLDDGGLSLSERLATRFRHMVWRTPLHRLRLRGKFPLKLVAVPDDPIHGDRTRGASLLEGRALFHGQEIALADLDFATLNVSAGLADYLQSFEWLRDLASAGSREEIAPIAEKLMRNWLETHGGKVAEAGWRPEMWGQRIFLWTSYAPLILSSNDLVYRSAVLNTLARGARHLDRAASKESPGLTQVRAWAGVIGAGLLVQGGEPRVARGEAGLERALSQALTADGGINCRSPVAQLALVETLGMLRAAYDSRRMEFPATFDSALSFAVPALLGVTLGDGGLSSWQGGAPIPGRRIAASVEATGHRALPLRKARDWGYQRMAAGDTVLVVDAAPPPSMRLETGGCASTLAFEMSHGPHRIVVNCGGAGGTALPKSFADGLRTTAAHSTLTVADSNSTALNPDGSLGRGVVEVELNRRERNGIARLEASHDGYVQRFGLVHKRQLGLSEDGDELRGEDVLLPGGRHKSNGAAFAIRFHLGAGVDVSPTADNMGALLRVEGGPAWHFRCRGTGLMIDDSVWVDEKSRLCETKQLVLAGEAAPGGTTIGWLFRRAG from the coding sequence ATGACGGTCGCCGAGCGGATCGACATGCCCGAGGAATCGCGGGACGGTATCGACAAGGGGCGGCGGCTGATCCGTCTCGACGATGGCGGGCTCTCCCTGTCCGAACGGCTGGCCACGCGGTTCCGCCACATGGTCTGGCGCACGCCGCTGCACCGGTTGCGGTTGCGCGGCAAGTTTCCGCTCAAGCTCGTCGCGGTGCCGGACGACCCGATTCACGGCGACCGGACCCGTGGCGCTTCGTTGCTGGAGGGCCGCGCGCTTTTCCATGGCCAGGAGATCGCCCTCGCCGATCTCGATTTCGCCACGCTCAACGTATCGGCGGGTCTCGCCGATTATCTGCAGAGCTTCGAATGGCTGCGCGATCTGGCCTCGGCCGGCTCGCGCGAGGAAATCGCGCCGATCGCGGAAAAGCTGATGCGCAACTGGCTGGAAACGCATGGCGGCAAGGTTGCCGAGGCCGGCTGGCGACCCGAGATGTGGGGACAGCGGATTTTCCTCTGGACGAGCTATGCGCCGCTTATCCTGTCATCGAACGATCTCGTCTATCGGTCGGCGGTCCTCAATACACTGGCCCGCGGTGCACGCCATCTCGACCGCGCGGCGTCTAAGGAAAGTCCTGGGCTGACCCAGGTCCGCGCCTGGGCCGGGGTGATCGGCGCCGGTCTTCTGGTACAGGGCGGCGAACCGCGCGTCGCCCGCGGCGAGGCGGGTCTCGAACGCGCGCTGTCGCAGGCATTGACCGCCGATGGCGGGATCAACTGCCGGTCGCCGGTGGCCCAGCTCGCACTGGTCGAAACGCTCGGAATGCTCCGTGCGGCCTATGATTCCCGGCGGATGGAGTTTCCAGCGACATTTGATTCGGCTCTGTCTTTCGCCGTCCCGGCACTGCTCGGGGTGACGCTCGGCGATGGCGGCCTTTCGAGCTGGCAGGGCGGTGCGCCCATCCCCGGCCGCCGGATCGCTGCGTCGGTCGAGGCGACCGGGCATCGCGCCTTGCCGCTGCGCAAGGCGCGCGACTGGGGCTATCAGCGCATGGCCGCCGGCGACACGGTGCTGGTGGTCGATGCCGCGCCGCCTCCTTCGATGCGGCTGGAAACCGGGGGGTGCGCCTCGACCCTGGCCTTCGAGATGTCGCACGGTCCGCATCGCATCGTGGTCAATTGCGGGGGCGCCGGCGGTACGGCGCTGCCGAAGAGTTTTGCGGACGGGTTGCGGACCACGGCCGCCCATTCGACGCTGACGGTCGCAGACAGCAATTCCACGGCGCTCAATCCGGACGGTTCGCTCGGGCGCGGCGTGGTCGAGGTCGAACTCAACCGGCGCGAACGCAACGGCATCGCGCGGCTCGAGGCGAGCCATGACGGTTACGTCCAGCGGTTCGGGCTCGTCCACAAGCGGCAATTGGGTCTGTCGGAGGACGGCGACGAATTGCGCGGCGAGGACGTGCTGCTTCCCGGCGGCCGGCACAAATCGAACGGGGCGGCTTTCGCCATCCGCTTCCATCTGGGCGCGGGCGTCGATGTCTCGCCGACGGCGGACAATATGGGCGCGCTGCTCCGCGTCGAGGGCGGTCCGGCCTGGCATTTCCGGTGCCGCGGCACCGGCCTTATGATCGACGACAGCGTCTGGGTCGATGAAAAATCGCGGTTGTGCGAGACCAAGCAACTGGTGCTGGCCGGCGAGGCGGCGCCAGGCGGCACGACCATCGGCTGGCTCTTCCGTCGCGCGGGATAG
- the hemC gene encoding hydroxymethylbilane synthase, producing MDTPLRLGTRGSPLAMAQAHMVKAALIDAHRMTDGDIAIVPVKTTGDKVQDRPLAEIGGKALWTKELDRALGEREIDFAVHSMKDVETIRPAEIVLAANLPRADVRDRLIGADSLDDLSRGARVGTSSPRRAAQLLNLRPDLSIETLRGNVATRLAAVESGSVDATLLAAAGLDRLGHRDIGTGIPVGTVLPAAQQGAIGIETLAANKTVRSLIGGINDPDTFQCIDAERALLYALGADCHSPVAALAHIRDGVMTVHAELLLHDGSDKIALSAEGPPSNRLEIGGNLGRSLLDGASPAVRTLFAG from the coding sequence ATGGACACTCCCCTCCGGCTCGGCACGCGAGGCTCGCCGCTCGCCATGGCCCAGGCACATATGGTCAAGGCGGCGCTGATCGATGCGCATAGAATGACCGATGGCGACATCGCGATAGTCCCCGTCAAGACCACGGGCGACAAGGTTCAGGATCGACCGCTGGCCGAAATCGGCGGCAAGGCACTCTGGACCAAGGAACTCGACCGCGCGCTCGGCGAGCGCGAGATCGATTTCGCGGTTCATTCGATGAAGGATGTCGAGACGATCCGGCCGGCCGAGATCGTCCTCGCCGCCAACCTGCCGCGCGCCGATGTGCGCGACCGGCTGATCGGCGCCGACAGTCTCGACGATCTCTCCAGGGGCGCCAGGGTCGGTACGTCGTCGCCGAGACGGGCTGCGCAGTTGCTGAACCTCAGGCCGGATCTTTCGATCGAAACGCTGCGCGGCAATGTCGCAACCCGGCTCGCGGCGGTCGAAAGCGGCTCGGTCGACGCCACACTGCTTGCCGCGGCCGGACTGGACCGGCTCGGCCATCGCGATATAGGCACGGGCATTCCGGTCGGGACAGTGTTGCCGGCTGCCCAGCAGGGGGCGATCGGCATCGAGACTCTGGCTGCAAACAAAACAGTCCGCTCGCTGATCGGCGGCATCAACGATCCCGACACCTTCCAATGCATCGATGCCGAGCGCGCATTGCTCTATGCGCTCGGCGCCGACTGCCATTCGCCCGTGGCCGCATTGGCCCACATCCGCGATGGCGTCATGACCGTGCATGCCGAACTGCTCCTCCACGACGGAAGCGACAAAATCGCCCTTTCGGCCGAGGGCCCGCCCTCCAACCGCCTGGAAATCGGCGGGAATCTCGGCCGATCGCTGCTCGACGGCGCGAGTCCGGCCGTCCGGACCCTGTTCGCCGGATGA
- a CDS encoding NAD(P)H-dependent glycerol-3-phosphate dehydrogenase, with the protein MTIETIGVIGGGAWGTALAQSAAVGGDPVILWAREGEVVRAINDQCANPLFLPNIQLSRKIRATSQIDDLADCDAILVVAPAQHVRDILGSASIGFAPLILCAKGIEAGSKKLMSEVAAEVYPGSPIAVLSGPTFAHEVAAGLPAAVTLACEDQTLGQSLAARLANPAFRPYLSKDVVGAEIGGAVKNVLAIACGVVEGKRLGQNARAALISRGFAEMTRFGLARGAEAETLAGLSGLGDLVLTCSSTNSRNFSLGKGLGEGKSAEELLADRTTVAEGAHTAPVLREAAHDADVEMPITEAVCAMLEGAMSVDATVEALMARPLKSER; encoded by the coding sequence ATGACGATAGAGACGATTGGCGTCATCGGCGGCGGCGCCTGGGGCACGGCGCTCGCACAAAGCGCGGCGGTGGGCGGTGATCCCGTCATTCTCTGGGCACGCGAAGGCGAGGTGGTCCGCGCGATCAACGATCAATGCGCCAATCCGCTGTTCCTTCCCAATATCCAGCTGTCGCGCAAGATCCGGGCGACGAGCCAGATCGACGACCTGGCCGATTGCGACGCCATTCTCGTCGTCGCCCCGGCCCAGCATGTCCGCGATATTCTCGGGTCCGCATCGATCGGCTTCGCGCCGCTGATTCTCTGCGCCAAGGGGATCGAGGCCGGTTCGAAAAAGTTGATGAGCGAGGTTGCGGCGGAGGTCTATCCAGGCTCGCCGATCGCCGTCCTGTCCGGGCCGACCTTCGCACACGAAGTGGCCGCAGGCCTGCCGGCAGCTGTGACTCTGGCCTGCGAGGACCAGACGCTCGGTCAGTCGCTCGCGGCGCGCCTCGCCAACCCGGCATTCCGGCCCTATCTGTCGAAGGATGTCGTGGGCGCCGAAATCGGCGGCGCGGTGAAGAATGTCCTCGCGATCGCCTGCGGCGTGGTCGAGGGAAAGCGGCTCGGTCAGAACGCCCGCGCGGCGCTCATCTCGCGGGGCTTTGCCGAAATGACGCGGTTCGGCCTCGCGCGCGGCGCCGAGGCGGAAACATTGGCCGGGCTATCGGGGCTCGGCGATCTCGTATTGACCTGTTCCTCGACGAATTCGCGCAACTTCTCGCTCGGCAAGGGGCTCGGCGAAGGAAAGTCGGCCGAGGAGTTGCTGGCCGACCGGACGACCGTTGCCGAAGGCGCGCATACCGCGCCGGTGCTGCGCGAAGCGGCCCATGACGCGGATGTCGAGATGCCGATCACCGAGGCGGTCTGCGCGATGCTCGAAGGCGCGATGTCGGTCGATGCGACGGTCGAAGCGCTGATGGCCCGGCCGCTCAAGAGCGAGCGCTAG